In bacterium, the DNA window AAATATTCACCTTATGTAAATTTAAGTGAAATTCTTCGTGTCTTATTTGAGCCAAAATTAAAAACCAGAGCTTCCAGGCATATCAAATACATAAAACAAGGTGAAGGTGACCATTTTCTAGTTGTGCAGTTAAAAAACATTGAAAATGTTTTATATTGGCCTGTCCAGTTTCCAATTAAAGACTTATACCAGGTGATATCGGAATGTTTCAATGAGGATGACTGGCATTATTATGAGGCTAGTAACACACCAATTGAAACAACTGACGTCGTCGCAGATTGCGGGGCAAGCGAGGGTATATTCTCTTTAAAACACTATAAAAACTGTAAGTTCATTTATATTATCGAACCGCTGGAAATATTCTGCAAAGCTCTCAAAAAAACATTTAAGAATGCCGATAACATAAAGATATTAAACTGCGCTTTAAATGATGGCAGTTCAGATGAAGTTTCTATCAATAGCAACTCAATATCTTCTGCTATAGGGAAAAACGCATCCAACCGAATAAAGGCAACCACAATAGATAATATTTTTTATAAGGAGGATAAGCCTGTAAATTATATCAAGATAGATGTCGAAGGCAGCGAACTGGAAGTATTAAGGGGGGGAATAAACACTATCCGCTCAAATAAGCCCAGAATGTCAATAGCTGTTTATCACAATCTAAATGACTGGAAAAC includes these proteins:
- a CDS encoding FkbM family methyltransferase, with amino-acid sequence MKIHVHRRLKILFKYLLHYKKYSPYVNLSEILRVLFEPKLKTRASRHIKYIKQGEGDHFLVVQLKNIENVLYWPVQFPIKDLYQVISECFNEDDWHYYEASNTPIETTDVVADCGASEGIFSLKHYKNCKFIYIIEPLEIFCKALKKTFKNADNIKILNCALNDGSSDEVSINSNSISSAIGKNASNRIKATTIDNIFYKEDKPVNYIKIDVEGSELEVLRGGINTIRSNKPRMSIAVYHNLNDWKTILGFVKGINTDYKYKVKGICHLNFKPVLLHLW